A stretch of the uncultured Cohaesibacter sp. genome encodes the following:
- a CDS encoding cytochrome c → MVKKRRKWRFYNSPNSLIIMALSVSALILLWIGGGPFINPRGDDDPVLKPGLNGENIRRAGHRLYNAQCLNCHGVNGRGTSFGPPLVHALYERSKLSNQAFLQAIYYGAPQKHWSYGPMDPLDGISQVEAAQILAYVRSRQDASKNR, encoded by the coding sequence ATGGTCAAAAAAAGACGGAAATGGCGGTTTTACAACTCGCCCAACAGTCTCATCATCATGGCGCTGTCAGTCTCGGCTCTGATTTTGCTCTGGATCGGCGGGGGGCCCTTTATCAATCCGCGCGGTGATGACGACCCGGTTTTGAAGCCTGGCCTTAATGGAGAGAATATTCGTCGCGCCGGACACAGGCTCTATAATGCCCAATGCCTGAATTGCCACGGGGTGAATGGACGCGGCACCAGCTTTGGACCACCACTTGTCCATGCCCTTTATGAGCGGTCCAAACTGTCGAATCAGGCCTTCCTTCAGGCGATCTATTATGGCGCGCCGCAGAAGCACTGGTCCTATGGCCCAATGGACCCGCTTGATGGCATCAGCCAAGTGGAAGCAGCCCAGATTCTGGCCTATGTTCGCAGCCGTCAGGATGCCTCGAAAAACCGCTAA
- the dnaA gene encoding chromosomal replication initiator protein DnaA: MATKENVDIEMGAAAHQSFPGADSQQEEPSVKVGKEDWERVKKRLQTELGEDVFSSWFASVELESEQNGLVTLSVSTRFLKSWIQSHYGDLLMALWREECEQVRRIDLYVRGAVRPKPVVAKQQPQQSDSASKDGSFSRPQGSMPMVDDSDHAGGSPLDPRLTFDTFVVGQSNTLAHAAAKQVAMAQPGQPVSFNPLFLHASVGLGKTHLLQAIAWEAKKSNPTAKVLYLTAERFMYSFVQALKSQSALDFKDTLRDIDILLIDDLQFLQGKSIQQEFCHTLNSLIDGARQVVVAADRPPVELESLDERVRSRLAGGLVSELQPLEKELRRSILADRATNASRRDPNLAIPELVLDHVAGIIRSNGRDLDGAFNRLMAHNQLTGAPISIEMAEQALKDLIRSKEPRRIRIEDIQRVVSKHYNVSRSDLLSSRRTRTIVRPRQIAMYLSKMLTPRSLPEIGRRFGGRDHTTVLHAVRKIEELASSDNALQQEIEMLKRNISE; this comes from the coding sequence ATGGCCACGAAGGAAAATGTTGACATCGAGATGGGTGCGGCAGCTCATCAGTCTTTTCCAGGGGCAGACTCCCAACAAGAGGAGCCTTCGGTGAAAGTGGGCAAAGAAGACTGGGAACGAGTGAAAAAGAGATTGCAGACCGAACTGGGTGAAGATGTCTTCTCCAGCTGGTTTGCGAGCGTCGAGTTGGAAAGTGAGCAGAATGGTCTTGTGACCCTGTCTGTCTCGACCCGCTTTCTGAAATCGTGGATCCAGTCCCATTATGGGGATCTGCTGATGGCTCTATGGCGCGAGGAATGCGAGCAGGTCCGCCGCATTGATCTTTATGTGCGCGGCGCGGTTCGTCCCAAACCAGTGGTCGCCAAACAGCAGCCACAGCAATCCGACTCAGCTTCCAAGGATGGCAGTTTCTCGCGCCCTCAGGGCAGCATGCCGATGGTCGACGATTCCGATCATGCTGGCGGCTCGCCGCTTGATCCGCGCCTGACCTTTGACACCTTTGTCGTTGGCCAGTCCAACACGCTGGCCCATGCTGCTGCCAAGCAGGTGGCGATGGCTCAGCCCGGTCAGCCGGTATCCTTCAACCCCTTGTTCCTGCATGCTTCTGTCGGTCTTGGCAAGACCCATCTGTTGCAGGCAATCGCATGGGAAGCGAAAAAATCCAATCCGACCGCCAAAGTGCTCTATCTGACCGCCGAACGCTTCATGTATAGCTTCGTGCAGGCACTGAAGAGCCAGTCGGCGCTGGACTTCAAGGACACTTTGCGTGACATCGACATTCTGCTGATCGACGACTTGCAGTTCCTGCAAGGCAAAAGCATCCAGCAGGAATTCTGCCACACCTTGAACAGCCTGATTGATGGGGCTCGTCAAGTGGTGGTCGCAGCCGACCGTCCACCGGTTGAGCTGGAAAGCCTTGATGAGCGTGTGCGCTCGCGTCTGGCCGGGGGACTGGTCAGCGAATTGCAGCCGCTTGAAAAAGAACTGCGTCGCTCCATTCTGGCCGATCGTGCCACCAATGCCTCACGCCGCGATCCCAATCTGGCGATTCCGGAGTTGGTGCTTGATCATGTCGCCGGAATCATCCGGTCCAACGGTCGTGATCTGGATGGCGCCTTCAACCGCCTGATGGCTCACAACCAGCTGACCGGTGCGCCGATCTCGATCGAAATGGCTGAGCAGGCCCTGAAAGATCTGATCCGTTCGAAAGAGCCGCGTCGCATTCGCATCGAAGACATCCAGCGGGTTGTCTCCAAGCACTATAATGTGTCGCGTTCGGATCTGTTGTCCTCGCGCCGGACCCGGACCATTGTGCGTCCGCGTCAAATCGCTATGTATCTTTCCAAGATGCTGACACCACGCTCGCTGCCGGAAATTGGCCGTCGGTTTGGTGGTCGCGACCATACCACCGTGTTGCATGCGGTGCGCAAGATCGAGGAGCTGGCATCGTCCGATAATGCGCTGCAGCAGGAAATCGAAATGCTGAAGCGGAATATTTCCGAATAG
- the rsgA gene encoding ribosome small subunit-dependent GTPase A, whose translation MMSFEDFLGKAPAPSTGRRLSDLGFSNHFTRQLDLDEMETLTPYRISEIQRSVVVGMGEVDTRTLRTPHKVPTSAFGVGDWVLADHTDQINRRLDPYSALIRRAAGSDVSEQIMATNVDVLFIVTSCNDDFNLARLERFLALAKDAEVDPVILITKVDLCDDVDSFLDQARGLMKDVDVLGLNAKDAHAIELLSPWCRKGKTIAMVGSSGVGKTTLLNGLTGREDATQAIREDDAKGRHTTTFRSLHPALNGAWLVDTPGIRALRLHEKSTGIEQVFDDIVELASQCKFNDCQHETEPKCAVQAAIKAGELEPERLDRWRKLQAEDNRNSESIAENRKRTRAFGKMVKSAIKDSDRFKGRTRDED comes from the coding sequence ATGATGTCTTTTGAAGACTTTCTGGGCAAAGCTCCTGCCCCCAGCACGGGACGACGCTTGTCCGATCTGGGCTTTAGTAACCATTTCACGCGTCAACTCGATCTGGATGAGATGGAGACGCTCACACCCTATCGCATCAGTGAAATCCAGCGCTCCGTCGTGGTGGGCATGGGGGAAGTGGACACCCGCACCCTGCGCACGCCGCACAAGGTGCCGACTTCGGCCTTTGGCGTCGGGGACTGGGTGCTGGCGGATCATACTGACCAGATCAACCGCCGGCTCGATCCCTACAGTGCGCTCATTCGGCGTGCGGCAGGCTCTGATGTATCCGAGCAGATCATGGCAACCAATGTCGACGTGCTGTTCATCGTGACGTCCTGCAATGATGACTTCAATCTGGCGCGTCTTGAGCGGTTTTTGGCACTGGCCAAGGACGCCGAAGTGGATCCGGTGATCCTGATCACCAAGGTGGATCTGTGCGACGATGTGGACAGCTTTCTTGATCAGGCCCGTGGCTTGATGAAAGACGTGGATGTTCTGGGGCTCAATGCCAAGGACGCCCATGCGATTGAACTTTTGTCTCCATGGTGTCGGAAGGGCAAGACCATTGCCATGGTTGGCTCGTCGGGCGTGGGCAAGACCACCTTGCTGAACGGTCTGACCGGCAGGGAAGATGCCACCCAAGCCATTCGCGAGGATGATGCCAAGGGGCGCCATACCACCACCTTCCGTTCGCTGCATCCGGCGCTCAATGGTGCATGGCTGGTGGATACACCGGGCATTCGCGCCCTGCGGCTGCATGAAAAGAGCACCGGCATTGAACAGGTATTCGACGATATTGTCGAACTGGCAAGCCAGTGCAAATTCAATGACTGCCAGCATGAAACCGAGCCGAAATGTGCGGTGCAAGCGGCCATCAAGGCGGGCGAGCTGGAGCCGGAACGGCTCGATCGCTGGCGCAAGTTGCAGGCCGAGGACAACCGCAACAGCGAGAGTATTGCCGAGAACCGCAAGCGCACCAGAGCCTTTGGCAAGATGGTGAAATCGGCCATCAAGGACAGTGATCGTTTCAAGGGTCGCACCCGGGACGAAGACTGA
- a CDS encoding quinone oxidoreductase produces MSRIEIESTGGPEQMKLVERDIPELAPGQILVRHDAIGVNFIDVYFRSGLYPVPKMPSGLGREAAGIVRSVGEGVTHIKAGDRVVYCSGAMGTYATHHVIDANVAVLLPTSISSKDAAASLLKGLTVQYLIRQIYPVKAGETVLFHAAAGGVGTLAVQWLKALGATVIGTVGSEEKAQLAKSLGCDCVINYRTESVPERVLDFTGGEKLPVVFDGVGKDTFMDGLDCLRPRGLLISYGNASGPVEGVNLGILGAKGSLMVTRPTLYDFISTPEELAAASQDFFAALATGGVKITPPTEYALADAAKAHEDLEARRTTGSLILIP; encoded by the coding sequence ATGTCCCGCATTGAAATCGAATCCACCGGCGGACCGGAACAGATGAAGCTTGTAGAACGGGACATTCCTGAACTCGCTCCGGGTCAGATTTTGGTCCGTCATGATGCTATCGGTGTCAATTTCATCGATGTCTATTTCCGCTCCGGTCTGTATCCCGTCCCAAAAATGCCGTCCGGTCTGGGGCGTGAAGCTGCGGGCATTGTTCGCTCGGTCGGTGAAGGCGTCACCCATATCAAGGCCGGTGACCGGGTGGTCTATTGTTCCGGCGCAATGGGAACCTATGCCACCCATCATGTGATCGATGCCAATGTGGCTGTGCTTCTGCCAACATCGATCTCATCAAAGGACGCCGCCGCTTCCCTGCTCAAGGGCCTGACAGTGCAATATCTCATTCGCCAGATCTATCCGGTCAAGGCGGGAGAAACCGTTCTGTTCCACGCCGCAGCCGGTGGTGTTGGCACATTGGCCGTGCAATGGCTCAAAGCGCTGGGAGCCACCGTCATCGGCACGGTTGGCTCAGAAGAAAAAGCCCAGTTGGCCAAAAGCCTTGGATGCGACTGCGTGATCAATTACCGCACCGAATCGGTTCCGGAACGGGTTCTGGACTTTACCGGCGGTGAAAAACTGCCAGTGGTCTTTGATGGCGTCGGCAAGGACACCTTCATGGACGGGCTTGATTGCCTGCGCCCACGCGGCCTGCTGATTTCCTACGGCAACGCATCCGGTCCTGTGGAAGGGGTCAATCTCGGCATTCTCGGAGCCAAAGGCTCGCTGATGGTGACCCGTCCGACGCTCTATGATTTCATTTCCACGCCGGAAGAGCTGGCCGCAGCCAGCCAGGACTTTTTTGCAGCCTTGGCCACAGGTGGTGTCAAAATCACTCCGCCAACCGAATATGCGCTGGCCGATGCCGCCAAGGCGCATGAAGATCTTGAAGCGCGCAGAACCACCGGCTCCCTGATCCTGATTCCATAA
- a CDS encoding cupin domain-containing protein encodes MTDAKTIIAALEMQPHPEGGYFCETFRDAEGPDGRGHSTAIYYLLEAGDRSHWHRVDATELWFWHAGAALLLSQSADGKESETYILGPDILAGERPQIIVPRHHWQSAESTGDWTLVSCTVAPGFVFEGFEMAPPDWQPEQ; translated from the coding sequence GTGACTGATGCCAAGACCATCATAGCCGCCCTTGAGATGCAGCCGCATCCCGAGGGCGGCTATTTTTGTGAAACCTTCCGCGATGCGGAAGGGCCGGACGGGCGCGGTCATTCAACCGCCATCTATTATTTGCTGGAAGCGGGCGATCGGTCCCACTGGCACCGGGTGGATGCCACCGAACTTTGGTTCTGGCATGCAGGTGCGGCCTTGTTGCTCAGCCAATCGGCGGATGGCAAAGAGTCCGAGACTTACATTTTGGGGCCGGATATTCTGGCCGGTGAACGACCCCAAATCATCGTGCCGCGCCACCATTGGCAATCGGCTGAAAGTACCGGCGACTGGACGCTGGTCAGCTGTACGGTTGCGCCGGGATTTGTGTTTGAGGGTTTTGAAATGGCTCCTCCCGATTGGCAGCCAGAGCAATAA
- the recF gene encoding DNA replication/repair protein RecF, which translates to MTGIEPSHEERESGASDAMDGAASGVDRIAAASVTLSDFRNYTTLSLPLSGRHVVLTGANGSGKTNLLEAISFLSPGRGLRRVAYTDIAREGASGSWAVSVALSTPYGDVKLGTGLQPGPDGSLQRRIRINGAAARSAEAMADHVSVLWLTPQMDSLFTGAASERRKWLDRMVLAIDKSHGARVNAFEKAMRQRNRLLEDSPNERVWLDGIEGQMAEYGSAIATARAEMISFLNRSLSILHGAEAGSAFPNALLALEGLLETEAFSRPAIDSEEHYRGLLSEMRHRDRAAGRTLEGPHRSDLLVRHGPKDMPAAKCSTGEQKALLLGIVLAHAHLVAERRGRTPLVLLDEVAAHLDESRRLALFDLLDRLGCQAWVTGTDDAVFAPLGERAERFHVEMGSVEKVSD; encoded by the coding sequence ATGACGGGCATTGAGCCGAGCCATGAGGAAAGAGAATCCGGTGCCTCTGACGCAATGGATGGGGCGGCCTCTGGCGTGGATCGCATTGCCGCCGCATCGGTCACCCTGTCGGATTTTCGCAATTACACGACCCTGTCTCTGCCACTTAGTGGCCGCCATGTGGTGCTGACCGGGGCCAATGGCTCGGGAAAGACCAATCTGCTGGAAGCCATTTCCTTTCTCTCGCCCGGACGCGGACTGCGCCGCGTTGCCTATACGGACATTGCCCGCGAAGGGGCGTCGGGCAGCTGGGCGGTCTCCGTTGCCCTTAGCACCCCTTATGGCGACGTCAAGCTTGGCACGGGGTTGCAGCCCGGACCGGATGGCAGCTTGCAACGGCGTATCCGGATCAATGGCGCAGCGGCGCGTTCGGCCGAAGCGATGGCTGATCATGTCAGTGTCTTGTGGCTGACGCCGCAAATGGACAGCCTGTTTACCGGGGCAGCTTCGGAGCGGCGCAAATGGCTGGACCGGATGGTTTTGGCCATCGACAAGAGCCACGGGGCGCGGGTCAATGCATTCGAAAAGGCCATGCGCCAGCGCAACCGCCTTTTGGAAGACAGCCCGAATGAGCGGGTCTGGCTTGATGGCATCGAAGGGCAAATGGCAGAATATGGCTCGGCCATTGCCACCGCGCGTGCAGAGATGATTTCGTTCCTGAATCGATCCCTTTCAATCCTGCATGGGGCAGAGGCCGGATCAGCCTTCCCGAATGCGCTTTTGGCGCTGGAGGGCCTGTTGGAGACAGAGGCTTTCTCCCGCCCGGCCATTGACAGTGAAGAACATTATCGGGGCCTGCTCTCCGAGATGCGCCATAGGGACCGGGCCGCCGGGCGAACGCTGGAAGGGCCCCATCGCTCGGATCTGCTGGTTCGTCATGGGCCAAAGGATATGCCTGCAGCGAAATGCTCGACCGGTGAGCAGAAAGCCCTGCTGCTTGGGATCGTGTTGGCTCATGCGCATCTGGTGGCGGAACGGCGCGGACGCACGCCGCTGGTCTTGCTTGATGAGGTTGCGGCGCATCTTGATGAAAGCCGCAGGCTCGCCCTGTTCGATCTGTTGGATCGGCTGGGCTGTCAGGCTTGGGTGACCGGGACCGATGATGCGGTCTTTGCACCGCTGGGGGAGCGTGCCGAGCGATTCCATGTGGAAATGGGCAGCGTTGAGAAAGTCAGTGACTGA
- a CDS encoding rhodanese-like domain-containing protein gives MSLTKLEGYAGDVEAKTAWQQLAENETAILVDVRTHAEWSYVGIPMFEDPNREVLLVEWVSYPSMQGSGDFAERLEAELEKRSIDKSAALYFLCRSGVRSRNAAIAMTPRRNGPCYNVAAGFEGDLDETQHRASRNGWKHAGLPWRQF, from the coding sequence TTGTCTTTAACCAAATTGGAAGGCTATGCCGGTGATGTTGAGGCCAAGACGGCCTGGCAACAATTGGCAGAGAATGAAACGGCGATTTTGGTTGACGTTCGCACCCACGCGGAATGGTCCTATGTCGGAATTCCGATGTTTGAGGATCCAAACCGGGAGGTTTTGCTGGTCGAGTGGGTATCCTACCCGTCCATGCAGGGCAGCGGCGACTTTGCCGAACGGCTCGAAGCAGAGCTCGAAAAGCGATCAATCGACAAGAGTGCCGCGTTGTATTTCCTTTGCCGTTCGGGGGTTCGCTCCCGCAATGCGGCAATTGCGATGACACCGCGACGCAATGGGCCCTGCTACAATGTTGCGGCCGGATTCGAAGGGGATCTGGACGAGACACAGCATCGGGCCTCACGCAATGGCTGGAAGCATGCGGGCCTGCCATGGCGACAATTCTAA
- the rpsT gene encoding 30S ribosomal protein S20 — protein MANTVSAKKATRKIERKTAVNKARRTRVRSYLRVVEEAIAAGEQTVAADALRKAQSEMMRAVAKGVFHKNTASRKISRLSKRVKALAAA, from the coding sequence ATGGCCAATACTGTTTCCGCCAAGAAGGCAACCCGCAAAATTGAACGCAAGACCGCCGTCAACAAAGCGCGTCGTACCCGTGTTCGCTCCTATCTGCGTGTGGTTGAAGAAGCCATTGCCGCTGGTGAGCAGACTGTTGCTGCAGATGCTCTGCGCAAGGCTCAGTCCGAAATGATGCGTGCTGTTGCAAAAGGCGTGTTCCATAAAAACACCGCTTCTCGCAAAATCTCCCGTCTGTCCAAGCGCGTTAAAGCTTTGGCTGCTGCTTAA
- the gyrB gene encoding DNA topoisomerase (ATP-hydrolyzing) subunit B encodes MSDNQVENNSADYGADSIKVLKGLDAVRKRPGMYIGDTDDGSGLHHMVYEVVDNAIDEALAGHADLVTVALNVDGSVTVTDNGRGIPTDVHQEEGISAAEVIMTQLHAGGKFDQNSYKVSGGLHGVGVSVVNALSTKLVLRIWRDDKEHEIEFSHGDAVAPLKINGPANGKKGTEVTFYPSDQTFTHIEFKFATLEHRLRELAFLNSGVRILLSDNRGPDPVAVEMLYEGGLEAFVRYLDRTKKPLIEKPLAVTAEKDGITVEAALWWNDSYHEHVLCFTNNIPQRDGGTHLAGFRAALTRQITSYAESSGLLKREKVNPSGDDCREGLTCVLSVKVPDPKFSSQTKDKLVSSEVRPVVENLVNAALSEWLEENPAEGKMIVSKVVEAAAAREAARKARELTRRKGALDIASLPGKLADCQERDPAKSELFLVEGDSAGGSAKQGRSRANQAILPLRGKILNVERARFDKMLSSQEIGTLITALGTGIGTEEFNLQKLRYHKIIIMTDADVDGAHIRTLLLTFFFRQMPELVEAGYLYIAQPPLYKVKRGQSEQYLKDELAFENYLIDAGIDEAVVTTGSGVERAGKDLRSLLDEARHFGAVLDGLHSRYSRSVVEQAAISGLFDSSTSESPEATQEALARVSRRLDRVAEETERGWSGHVEEDGGYRFEREVRGVKEVAFLDPALLQSADALKLNRLGSELKESFDYGTVMRRRDKEYVIYGPMSLLSEVYTLGRKGISMQRYKGLGEMNAEQLWETTLDPEARTLLQVRVQEADEADDIFAKLMGDDVEPRRNFIQDNALNVANLDI; translated from the coding sequence ATGAGCGATAACCAAGTTGAGAATAACAGCGCAGACTATGGCGCAGACTCCATCAAAGTGCTCAAGGGTCTGGATGCGGTTCGCAAGCGTCCGGGCATGTATATCGGTGACACCGATGATGGCTCGGGCCTGCATCACATGGTCTATGAGGTGGTCGACAATGCCATCGACGAGGCCCTTGCAGGGCATGCCGATCTGGTCACCGTCGCGCTGAATGTCGATGGCTCTGTGACCGTCACCGACAATGGCCGTGGCATCCCGACCGACGTGCATCAGGAAGAAGGCATCTCAGCGGCTGAAGTCATCATGACCCAGCTCCATGCGGGTGGCAAATTCGACCAGAATAGTTACAAGGTCTCCGGTGGTCTGCATGGCGTTGGCGTCTCTGTGGTGAATGCGCTGTCAACCAAGCTGGTTTTGCGCATCTGGCGCGATGACAAGGAGCATGAAATTGAATTTTCCCACGGGGACGCAGTCGCACCGCTGAAAATCAATGGCCCTGCCAACGGCAAGAAGGGCACCGAAGTGACCTTCTATCCAAGCGACCAGACCTTCACCCATATCGAATTCAAGTTTGCGACGCTGGAGCATCGCCTGCGCGAGTTGGCTTTCCTTAATTCCGGTGTTCGCATCCTGCTGTCGGACAATCGCGGACCGGATCCGGTCGCTGTGGAAATGCTCTATGAGGGCGGTCTTGAGGCGTTTGTTCGTTACCTCGACCGCACCAAGAAGCCCCTGATCGAAAAGCCTCTGGCGGTCACTGCAGAGAAAGACGGCATCACGGTGGAAGCCGCGCTGTGGTGGAATGACAGCTATCATGAGCATGTGCTCTGCTTTACCAACAACATCCCACAGCGCGATGGCGGCACCCATTTGGCCGGTTTCCGCGCAGCTCTTACGCGTCAGATCACCTCTTATGCGGAAAGCTCCGGGCTGTTGAAACGCGAGAAGGTCAATCCCAGCGGCGACGATTGCCGTGAAGGCCTGACCTGCGTGCTGTCGGTCAAGGTGCCCGACCCGAAATTCTCCTCCCAGACCAAGGACAAGCTGGTCTCCTCGGAGGTGCGGCCGGTCGTTGAAAATCTGGTCAATGCGGCCTTGAGCGAGTGGTTGGAAGAGAATCCCGCAGAAGGCAAGATGATCGTTTCCAAAGTGGTGGAAGCCGCTGCCGCCCGTGAAGCGGCGCGCAAGGCTCGCGAGCTGACCCGCCGCAAGGGCGCACTCGATATTGCCTCTCTGCCAGGCAAGCTGGCCGACTGTCAGGAACGCGATCCTGCCAAGTCTGAATTGTTCCTGGTGGAGGGTGATTCCGCAGGTGGTTCGGCCAAACAGGGCCGATCCCGCGCCAATCAGGCGATCCTTCCGCTGCGTGGTAAGATTCTCAATGTGGAACGCGCCCGTTTTGACAAGATGCTGTCCAGTCAGGAGATCGGCACGCTGATCACCGCTCTTGGCACCGGCATTGGGACGGAAGAGTTCAATCTGCAAAAATTGCGCTATCACAAGATCATCATCATGACCGATGCTGACGTCGACGGCGCGCACATTCGAACCCTTTTGTTGACTTTCTTCTTCCGGCAAATGCCCGAACTGGTGGAAGCTGGCTATCTCTATATTGCCCAGCCACCGCTTTACAAGGTCAAGCGTGGCCAGTCCGAGCAATATCTCAAAGATGAACTGGCCTTTGAGAACTATCTGATCGATGCAGGCATTGATGAAGCGGTAGTGACCACTGGGTCGGGCGTGGAACGCGCCGGAAAGGACCTGCGGTCTTTGCTGGATGAAGCCCGTCATTTCGGTGCCGTTCTGGATGGCCTGCACTCTCGCTATAGTCGCTCTGTCGTCGAGCAGGCGGCGATCAGTGGCCTGTTTGACAGCTCCACTTCGGAAAGCCCTGAAGCCACCCAGGAAGCGCTGGCACGGGTCTCGCGTCGTCTTGACCGGGTAGCAGAGGAGACCGAGAGGGGCTGGAGCGGTCATGTTGAAGAAGATGGCGGCTATCGCTTCGAGCGCGAAGTGCGTGGCGTCAAGGAAGTGGCCTTCCTCGATCCCGCTTTGCTGCAGTCCGCCGATGCACTCAAACTCAACCGGCTGGGCAGTGAGCTCAAAGAGAGTTTCGATTATGGCACCGTCATGCGTCGCCGCGACAAGGAATATGTGATCTATGGCCCGATGTCGCTGCTCAGCGAAGTCTATACCCTCGGGCGCAAGGGCATTTCCATGCAGCGCTATAAGGGCCTTGGCGAGATGAATGCCGAGCAGCTGTGGGAAACGACGCTCGACCCGGAAGCCCGCACCTTGTTGCAGGTCCGCGTGCAGGAAGCCGACGAAGCCGATGACATCTTCGCCAAGCTGATGGGGGACGATGTGGAACCGCGCCGCAACTTCATTCAGGACAATGCGCTGAATGTTGCCAACCTCGATATCTGA
- the dnaN gene encoding DNA polymerase III subunit beta, which translates to MKVTLERATLLKSLNHVHRVVERRNTIPILSNVLLRAEGGDLIFKATDLDLEVLETAPAMVEIGGATTVPAHMLYDIVRKLPDGSEVTLETNEDQTALAIAAGRSHFTLQVLPITDFPDITAGEFSHTFTIPALDLKRLIDHTQFAISTEETRYYLNGIYVHSLDLAGVSTLRAVATDGHRLAQAQMPAPEGAQGMPGVIVPRKTVLEVQKLIEDPEANIAVELSETKIRLTIGPVVLTSKLIDGTFPDYEKVIPKGNDKVMKVENGVFAQSVDRVSTVSNERGRAVKLSLEQGRLVLSVSNPDSGTATDEVLVDYSAEPMEIGFNARYLLDITNQLESDQACFRLADSGSPTLIHDEGNDSTLYVLMPMRV; encoded by the coding sequence ATGAAGGTCACTCTTGAACGGGCAACTCTTCTGAAGTCACTGAACCATGTCCACCGGGTTGTCGAGCGCCGGAACACCATTCCCATCCTTTCGAATGTGCTGCTGCGCGCCGAGGGCGGCGATCTGATTTTCAAGGCGACCGATCTGGATCTTGAAGTGCTGGAAACGGCGCCTGCGATGGTCGAAATTGGCGGTGCCACCACCGTACCGGCGCATATGCTCTATGACATCGTGCGCAAGCTGCCCGATGGTTCGGAAGTGACGCTGGAGACCAATGAAGACCAGACCGCTCTGGCGATTGCCGCGGGCCGGTCTCACTTCACCTTGCAGGTGCTGCCCATCACCGACTTCCCGGACATCACGGCGGGGGAATTCTCGCATACCTTCACAATCCCAGCGCTGGATCTGAAACGGTTGATCGATCACACCCAGTTTGCGATCTCGACCGAAGAAACCCGCTATTATCTCAACGGCATCTATGTGCATAGTCTGGATCTGGCCGGTGTCTCCACCTTGCGTGCGGTGGCAACCGACGGGCACCGTCTGGCACAGGCTCAGATGCCAGCGCCTGAGGGCGCACAAGGCATGCCCGGCGTGATTGTGCCGCGCAAGACCGTTCTGGAAGTCCAAAAGCTGATCGAAGATCCGGAAGCCAATATTGCGGTGGAATTGTCCGAGACCAAGATCCGCCTGACCATCGGTCCGGTTGTTCTGACCTCCAAGCTGATCGATGGCACCTTCCCTGACTATGAAAAAGTCATTCCGAAGGGCAATGACAAGGTGATGAAGGTTGAGAATGGGGTCTTTGCCCAGTCCGTTGACCGTGTTTCGACCGTATCCAATGAACGCGGCCGTGCCGTCAAGCTGAGCCTTGAGCAGGGCCGTCTGGTTCTCTCCGTCTCCAACCCGGATTCGGGCACGGCGACCGATGAGGTGTTGGTCGACTATAGTGCCGAACCGATGGAAATTGGCTTCAATGCCCGCTATCTGCTCGACATCACCAACCAGCTGGAAAGCGATCAGGCCTGTTTCCGTCTGGCGGATTCCGGCTCACCGACCCTTATCCATGATGAAGGCAATGACAGCACCCTTTATGTGCTGATGCCGATGCGTGTCTAG
- the alaE gene encoding L-alanine exporter AlaE encodes MKSLLVDTSVTILFFTAVASFSELVIAGMALETVLLTRLIMMPVMILTGRPYGVYRDWWMMRVPNGSTSVKTMVDIVAFLSFQVPVYVATLLFAGARWSEIVTAVSSALILMVLVSRPFGLVLDFARRKAGVAV; translated from the coding sequence ATGAAAAGTCTTCTCGTTGATACCTCCGTTACCATTTTATTTTTCACCGCAGTTGCCAGCTTTTCCGAGCTTGTCATTGCCGGAATGGCGCTTGAGACGGTCCTGCTGACCCGTCTGATTATGATGCCGGTCATGATCCTGACAGGACGGCCTTACGGCGTTTATCGCGATTGGTGGATGATGCGGGTCCCCAACGGCTCCACCAGCGTGAAGACAATGGTCGACATCGTTGCATTCTTGAGCTTTCAAGTCCCTGTTTATGTTGCTACATTGCTCTTTGCTGGGGCACGGTGGAGTGAAATTGTCACTGCGGTCAGCTCGGCCTTGATTTTGATGGTGCTTGTTAGTCGCCCGTTCGGACTGGTGCTCGATTTTGCGCGTCGCAAGGCAGGTGTTGCTGTCTAG